In Longimicrobiales bacterium, the genomic stretch CCGGCACGAGCGCCGTTCACGGCCGACTCGCTCCTGGATACCATGGCCATCGACAAGAAGGCGCGGCGCTCCGTGCCGCGCTTCGTGCTGCTGCGCGATATCGGTGAATGCGCGACCGATCCGCAGGGCGCCTGGACACATGCCGCGGATTCGGAGACGCTGATGAGCGTCCTGCGACAGAGCGCGGCTGCGCCCGATGTCGTTTGACTGCCTCTTGACGCCCGCCTATCTTCCAGCCTGCCTGCCGGTCTTTCGACGCGGCCGGTGGAGTTGTGGCGGAACAGTCGCGGAGGGTTGATGGCGCTCGCAGAGCGCGCCGCAGGCCGGTCAGTTGCGCAGGTGCTGGAGGAACGCGCACGGGAACACCCCGATCGCGCGTTCCTCGTATTCGGCGACCGGCGGCTGACGTACCGGCAGGTGAACGCCCGATCGGCTGCGCTGGCGGCGGCTCTTCATGGCCTCGGCATCGAGGCCGGCGACCGCATCGCGCTGGACCTGCCCAACTGGCCCGAGTTCGTGCTGTCGATGTTCGCCGCGGCCCGGCTTGGCGCCGTCATCGTTCCGCTGAACCCCCGCTACACGGTGCCGGAACTGCAGTACATGCTCCGCCACTCGGAGGCGACAGTGGTTGTTTGCGCCGAGACGTTCAACGGCGTCGACTACCTGCAGCTGTTCGAGAACTTCCTCACATCACTGCCTGACCTGCAGTACGTCGTCACGGTCGGCGAGGAGGATCTCTGGTACGATGACCGCATCTACCAGTTCGAGGATCTCGAATCGAGCGGCGAGGGCCGCAAGGTGCCCGACATCGAGGTGAACCCGGCCGAGGATACGTTCGCAATCCTGTATACATCCGGCACAATGGGCAAGCCGAAGGGTGTCGCGCTCACTCACGAGAACCTCCTCACCACGGCCGCCGCCACTGCCGATTCCCTGCAGATGACGCCCGAGGACCTGGTGTTCGGCGTTGCGACCGTGTTCCATGTGTTCGGGCTCGGGCCCGGCGTGCTGGGCACACTGCTCGCCGGCGCCGGCCTGGTACTGCAGGAGCAGTTCGATCCGGCCGCAGCCCTCGATCTGATCGAGCGGCACCGGGTGACGGTGCACTATGGCGTGCCAACGGTGTACATAACGGAGATGCGGGAGAACGAGAGCTCGAAGCGTGACCTCTCTTCGCTGCGCGCCGGCATCGTTGCGGGTGCGCCGATCGGCGACGAGA encodes the following:
- a CDS encoding AMP-binding protein, with translation MALAERAAGRSVAQVLEERAREHPDRAFLVFGDRRLTYRQVNARSAALAAALHGLGIEAGDRIALDLPNWPEFVLSMFAAARLGAVIVPLNPRYTVPELQYMLRHSEATVVVCAETFNGVDYLQLFENFLTSLPDLQYVVTVGEEDLWYDDRIYQFEDLESSGEGRKVPDIEVNPAEDTFAILYTSGTMGKPKGVALTHENLLTTAAATADSLQMTPEDLVFGVATVFHVFGLGPGVLGTLLAGAGLVLQEQFDPAAALDLIERHRVTVHYGVPTVYITEMRENESSKRDLSSLRAGIVAGAPIGDEMVRRIRTELCPNLCVAYSLTETASTVAMTRVDDPDDKAVFTVGRPLPGNELRILDLDGTVLPEESLGEIAIRGVGVMKGYYRQPGETAQSFDEDGYFLTGDLGMIDEEGYLHIVGRRKELIIRGGFNVYPREVEDRLHAHPAVLDVTVVGLPHEVLGEQVCACILPVEGAIITGEEIKDWCRSTLADYKVPDIVRFFDSFPLTGSGKVRRVELA